The Neoarius graeffei isolate fNeoGra1 chromosome 12, fNeoGra1.pri, whole genome shotgun sequence genome window below encodes:
- the oacyl gene encoding O-acyltransferase like protein — MRKEVASFTSWQRVHVINKQSWPETAEMLQVRKSTVLLTLCLIFCSWMAVCGLNITAKCVQDTVTFLTELRKSQPDKYAVLMYDALGKMGSDVEGGNVNRVGSLEECLSVQGPGFGGQYCQVFVKEGALDYFVGVCVPDSCDETDVSTLTLYEDFLRGRTPVIPPVPDLFVSEPILGIFMTRCIRNTITPDLSAVVCLCVCIMMVALPLGATVCVAVVQWNKKREAERKVDPANYGAILGNSSANQSKECILLQNTQVQEGYREREQEGQETGHVMSFLRSLSIRFSGVCFGGGVCNGVCSRSNYLSLNGVRILSLFWIICGHTVQLSVWSGLDNRKRWRAAVERNPLYVVAFSGPVYLAVDTFLLLGGLLSAKSFLSCIQRSDDKLSLRLIAHFLFRRFKRIQPLHLFIVCLVVTLFSFLRKGPFWFTAEDQTLNCKEFWWSNLLLINNLITITHTCAPWTWYLSVDFQFYATTPFLIFLYRLNKRVFVGVAIILLVMSCVSSALITVFLHLPVHQPTTLEYESYFEYYYNKPYTRYGPYLLGVLTGIYMVTKKDLIKQRWQAVAGWLVSLSIMAVMVGSAYLLRGQGSAGHAVYQGLHRSLWALAVTWVILACEEGYGGFVNKFLSMHVWVPLSNISFACYLIHPLLILLYDSKQETLIHYTDLNFLYLFLAHSVLTVVLGWVLTVLIEKPYQLL, encoded by the exons ATGCG AAAGGAAGTTGCATCATTCACCAGTTGGCAAAGGGTACATGTCATCAACAAGCAG AGCTGGCCTGAGACTGCAGAGATGCTGCAGGTGAGAAAGAGCACAGTCCTCTTGACCCTCTGCCTCATTTTCTGCTCCTGGATGGCTGTGTGTGGACTCAACATCACTGCGAAATGCGTTCAGGATACTGTGACGTTTCTCACAGAACTGAGGAAAAGTCAACCAGATAAATACGCAGTGCTCA TGTATGATGCGTTGGGGAAGATGGGCAGTGACGTTGAAGGTGGGAACGTGAACCGAGTCGGATCTCTGGAGGAATGTTTGTCTGTTCAAGGCCCTGGATTTGGAGGACAATACTGCCAGGTCTTCGTCAAAGag GGGGCGCTGGACTATTTTGTCGGTGTTTGTGTACCTGATTCCTGCGATGAAACAGACGTGAGCACACTGACTCTCTACG aaGATTTCCTCCGTGGTCGGACCCCCGTCATTCCTCCTGTTCCGGATTTGTTCGTATCAGAACCCATACTGGGAATTTTTATGACTCGGTGTATCAGAAACACCATTACACCTGATCTGTCTGCTGTGGTGTGTCT gtgtgtgtgtatCATGATGGTGGCTCTGCCTCTTGGGGCGACCGTCTGTGTAGCTGTGGTCCAGTGGAATAAAAAGAGAGAAGCAGAGCGTAAGGTCGACCCTGCAAACTACGGAGCGATTCTGGGCAAcagttcagccaatcagagcaaggAATGTATTTTACTCCAAAACACACAAGTGCAGGAGGGCTACAGAGAGAGGGAGCAGGAGGGTCAAGAGACag GCCATGTGATGTCGTTCCTGCGTTCGCTCTCCATCCGGTTCAGTGGTGTGTGTTTCGGTGGCGGTGTGTGTAACGGTGTGTGTTCCAGAAGCAATTATTTGTCTCTCAATGGTGTTCGCATTCTcagcctcttctggatcatctgtGGACACACGGTGCAGCTCAGTGTCTGGAGTGGCCTCG ATAACAGGAAGCGATGGAGAGCGGCTGTGGAGCGCAATCCCCTGTACGTGGTGGCTTTTAGTGGACCAGTTTATCTCGCTGTCGATACGTTTTTATTACTCGG TGGACTCCTGAGTGCAAAATCTTTCCTCAGCTGCATCCAGAGATCAGACGACAAACTGAGCCTCCGACTGATCGCTCACTTCCTGTTCAGGAGGTTCAAGAG gatCCAGCCGCTGCACCTCTTCATTGTGTGTCTGGTCGTCACTCTCTTCTCGTTTCTTCGTAAAGGTCCATTCTGGTTCACAGCTGAAGACCAAACACTGAACTGTAAGGAGTTCTGGTGGTCCAACCTGCTGCTCATCAACAACCtgatcaccatcacacacacg TGTGCACCGTGGACCTGGTACCTCTCAGTCGATTTTCAGTTCTATGCAACGACACCATTCCTCATTTTTCTCTACAGACT GAACAAgcgtgtgtttgtgggtgtggcCATCATTCTTTTGGTGATGTCATGTGTTTCCAGTGCTTTAATCACTGTGTTTCTGCATTTACCCGTTCACCAACCCACAACACT TGAATATGAAAGTTACTTTGAGTATTACTACAACAAGCCATATACCAGATATGGACCGTACCTGCTCGGCGTCCTCACAGGAATTTACATGGTGACCAAGAAAGATCTCATAAAGCAGCGG TGGCAGGCGGTGGCCGGTTGGCTCGTGTCGCTGTCCATCATGGCTGTGATGGTGGGATCCGCGTACCTGTTGAGGGGTCAGGGGTCAGCGGGTCACGCTGTGTATCAGGGGCTCCATCGCTCACTGTGGGCTCTGGCTGTGACCTGGGTTATCCTCGCCTGTGAGGAGGGATACGGAG gctttgTGAATAAGTTCTTGTCCATGCATGTGTGGGTTCCTCTGTCGAACATCAGCTTTGCCTGCTACCTCATTCACCCTCTTCTCATTTTACTCTACGACTCCAAACAGGAAACTCTCATCCACTACACAGACCTCAACTTT